The stretch of DNA AGGACTTTAAAAAGTCCTTTCATATCAACAAAAATACAAATATCCCTTTTTCTCTAACCTTTGTTTCATCATTAGTCGATGAACAGATTATCCAGCAAAGTGTATTACCAAACTTATTAGAAGATGAGTTGCAATCCATTGATGATATCAAAAAGATCCTTCCATTGGCAGATTTGGAAATATCGAATGATCCTTCCCAAATTGAACAAAAATTACTTAATGGGTATTTAATGCTGACTCTGAACTCTAACGAAGATCGGTTTGGATTCATTGCAGCACAAAAGGAAATTGTTCGTGGAATAACGACGCCAGAAATAGAATTTTCAGTCATTGGACCAAAAGAAGCCTTTGTTGAATCGATCGGTCAAAACATAAATCTCGTGAGGAAAAGACTGCCAGTAAAAGAACTGATTGTTGAGGAATATACTTTGGGAAGCCTGTCCAAAACACGAATTGCCATTCTTTATATGGATGGAATCACAGATGAAGAAAATGTTAATACAGTGAGGGAGCGAATTACAAGTATCGAGTTTGATGCGATTACGGATAGTTCCTTTGTTGTTCAGCTCATTTGTGATAACTCAAATTCTCCATTTCCACAGTTACTGGATACAGAAAGACCTGATAGGGTTTCTAGTGTTCTGGCTGAAGGAAAGGTTGTCATAATGGTAGACGGTTCTCCTCATGCATTAATCACGCCAACAACTTTAGTAGAATTTTTTGGATCGTTCGAAGACTATTTACTTAATTGGATATTATCTTCCTTTTTTAGACTAATCCGTCTATTCGCAGTTATATTCTCAATTCAAATAACACCGCTTTATGTGGCCGTACTTACCTATCATTACGAATTGATTCCACGAGACTTGATTGGAACCTTAATTGCATCCAGAAGAGTGGTGCCTCTTCCGCCGATCCTTGAAGCTTTATTTCTTGAACTGACGATCGAGCTTTTAAGAGAAGCAGGTGCAAGACTGCCCACGAAGGTTGGGCAAACAATCGGTATCGTTGGAGGAATTGTTATTGGGACAGCTTCTGTAGAAGCGGGGCTGACGAGTAATATTCTTTTAATTTTCATTGCCTTATCTGCTCTTGCTTCCTTTACAACACCGGTTTACAAGATGGCAAATACAATTCGCTTATTACGCTTTCCATTTTTGCTTTTTGCACAACTCTGGGGTTTACTTGGAATTGTATTTTGTACCTGTTTCTTACTAACACATTTATTACGTCTTACTTCACTTGGACGTCCGTATTTTCAGCCTATTTATCCACCAAGAATTAAAGATTTAAAGGATTCAATTATTAGGCTTCCTTTTAGTGAGCAGTCCTTACGTCCCTATTATTTACACACGAAAAATCGTACCCGTTTTAATAAAGAAAAGGCTCATATGAAAAAAGACATCGATGAGTAGTATTGGAGGTGACTAATAGTTTATGCAGGAGCAAATACCTGAAGAATTTAAGATTTCCCCTTCCTTAGTTTATTTTATGGTTGCCTCCATGCAAGTTGGGATTGGCATTCTTGGATATCAGCGAAGTGTCACTAAATATTCCTATCAGGATGCTTGGATTTCTGTATTATTAGCTGGTCTACTCTTGCATATTATTGTTTGGATGATTTATAAAATTGCCGAAGAGGTGAACGGGGATATCGTTACAGCCCATGAATATGTAGTGGGGAAAATAGTAGGGAAAATAATAAGCTCCCTATTTATCCCCTACTTTTTCATTTATGCATTAACTGTTCTTCGATCTTATATTGAGGTCATCCAAGTATGGATGTTTCCAGAAGTAAGCACTTTTTGGTTCACATTCGCATTCATGATCCTATGTATTTATATTATATATGGTGGATTTCGAGTCGTTGTTGGTATTGCCTTTTTCGGGCTTGTCATCCCCTCATACTTGTTTCTTACATTTGGCTATAACATTAAATATGCAGATTTTAGTCACCTATTGCCTATATTTGACACTTCGATAAAAAACATCATACTAGGCTCATACCAAATGTCACTGACTCTTGTCGGCTTTGAAATAATCTTATTTTTTTATCCATTTATTAAAGAACCGCAAAAATCCAAAAAGTGGGCACATTTTGCATTGTTAACATCTACACTCTTATATACGGGATTAATGATCTTGGCCATTGCTTATTTCTCAGAGCTAAAGATTGAAAAGTCCATTTGGGCGACATTAACAATGTGGAAAATAGTGCAATTGCCATTTGTTGAACGATTTGAGTATATCGGAATTGCCAGTTGGAATTTAGTCATTCTGCCTAATGTTTGTGTCTCAATCTGGGTTGCCTCTAGACTTATAAAAAGAATTTTTCACCTCAAGCATAGAAATGGTGTCGTTATTATTGCTCTTTTTATGTTAATCATTATCAGTTTTATTGATACTCGTGAAAAGATTAACGTATTAAATAATTTTACTGGAAAAATGGGATTTGGCTTTACCTTTATTTATATTCCTTTATTATACATTTGCATCATGATTGCAAAGAAGGTGAAAGAAAAATGAAAAAAATTCCATTCACGGTCCTTTTTCTACTTATTATGACAGGCTGTGTGCAAGAGAAAATTATTGATGAAATTGATATTGAAACAGCGGCAGCATTTGACCAATTGAAAAAGGATGAGTTTATTGGCGCTATCCTTGTTCAAGATTATCTTCCTGATAAAACTATAATAAATAAAGTCTTTACGACAGAAGGCAGTCTAAGAAGGGATTTATTATTGAATATACAAAAGCAAACCTCTGGGGATCTTGTTACTGGAGGTCTACTGATCACGATTTTTGGAGATAAACTTGCTGATAAAGGGATTGTAGATTTCGTAGATACTTATCAAAGAGATGCGAGCATTGGATCAAGAAACTTTCTTGCAACCTCCCATGGGAGTGCACTGGAAATAATAAAGGGTGATTATGGACCACAAGGAGTTTCAAATTATTTATATACACTCATTGAACATAATATTAACCAGAAGGATGTGCCAGTAACAAATTTACACGTTTTTTTAAGAGACTTTTATATAAAAGGAAAGGATCCTTATCTTCCGGAACTAAGGAGGTTAAATAAAACACAGGTCGAAATAAGCGGATTAAGCCTTTTTAGAGGGGATAGAGAAGCCTATGTCCTGCCTAAAGAAAAAATGTTCTTTTTTAAGCTATTGGCAGATAGACATAGTGGTGAAGGCAGTTTTGATGTAAATATAGGAAAAGGAAGGAAAAGTGCGGTAAGAAGCATAAGGTCTAAACATAAGTATAAACTTTCGAAAGAAGACCGCTCTCAGGTGAATATTCAAATTAAAATAAGAGGAGAAATTCGGGAGTATACCGGAATAAAGCTAACGCAGGCCATTGTAGATCAAATTGACAAAAAACTTGAAAAAGAAATAGAAGTGGAATGTATGAAATTGGTGAAACATTTTCAGAAACTAGACATCGATCCAATTGGATTTGGCTATTTACATCGAAAGAGTATCCGAGGGTATAATTATGATAAGAATTGGAAAAAAGATTATCAAAATCTTACTTTTAAAATAAATGCCGACGTCAAAATTTTAGAAACCGGCGTAATTGAATAAAGGTTGTCCCAAAAGCAAAGGTGTCTGGCACCACGAACAATATCCAGTACCAACAAGCTTCTGGATAAAGTGTATTATGTGAATGCCAGACACCTTATGGAACAACTCCTTTGTCCCTGAACTTTTCTTAATTAATCACTATTAGAAAACATATATTTTTTATGGTGATAGCGAATAGAAAAAATCAAGCTAATCGCAAGCATATTCCCCATAAGCGAGCTGCCGCCATAGCTAATGAATGGCAAGGGGATCCCTGTAATCGGCAGTACACCAATTGTCATACCAATATTTTGGAAGACGTGGAAGGTAATCATACTAATAACCCCTACACAAATATAAGTATAGAAGTTATTTTTCGTTTCCATCCCCACCTTCGTTATATGATAAATAAGAAGGAAGAACAAACTTACAACAAGACTAGCCCCGATAAAACCAAACTCTTCGCCTATAATACTGAAGATGAAGTCTGTATGGCTCTCCGGCAAATAAACTTCCCTTGTTCCATAGCCTTTTCCACTTGTTTCCCCTGATCCAATCGCAAGAAGAGACCTCGTTAATTGAAATCCTGTAGAGCTCTGGTAATTATATGGGTCGATCCATGAATAAATACGGCCAAATTGATATTCCTTAACGCCAAAATATTTCTCTAAAATCTCAGGCTTCGCAAGAACTAAGTACATAATACCCGAAATTAGCGTTATACCCGTTCCAAAAATAGGCGCAAGAATCTTCCATGTAATACCAGAAATAAAAATCATCCCGAGCATGATCGCAATAAAGACAAGGCCCGTACCAAGATCAGGCTGTTGCATCACAAGCAAAAGAGGCAAGCCTGTAAAAAAGCCTATCTTGATGAGAAGCCAAAAATCGGTTTGGATTGTTTTAATTGGATTCTTATGATGATGCTCATCAATTACACGCGCAAGGACAAGAATAATAAAGACCTTTACAAGCTCTGATGGCTGTAACGAGCCCATCCCTGGGACTATAAACCAAGCTTTGGCACCATTAATAACAGGAGCGATACTACTAGGTGCCACAATTAAGAAACCAAGCAAGAATAATCCAAAGCCGTATGCATACCAAGAAATCTTCTTTAACTGCTCTGAATCAAGCGTAATAACTGCCGCAATAATACCCGTACCAACTATATACCAAACAATTTGTTTTAAAAGGAAATTCTCACTATATTGCCCTGTCGTCTGTGCACTATAAATAGAAATACAGCTTACTAAAAATAATAAAAATAATATCAATACTAGACTATAATCTAGCTTAGGAGGGTTTGTTGTTTTATTAGAAGTCATATCAATCTCCTCGACAGAAAAGCTTAAAGCGCCTTTGGAACAATCAAAGGACAATTGCTCCTGTGATGGGAAGGCGCTAGAGCTAGATATTTCTCAAACTCACCAAAATTTATCTCTTGTATCTTTTAAATTATATCAACACTTCATTATATTAATTATCAACGCAATTCACAACTTCAAGATTGTGATTGGTGATAATTGCTATTATCCAAAATAGTGCTCGCGAATATCTTCCTTCATCCATTCTATATTATTTGGTACTTGTGGAATAAAATACCCAATAAATAATGGCGTTGTAATAAATCGCGGAACAATTTTTGCATAAATATCACCGTTCAACTGGTAGAAAAACAAATTATAGCTACCACAAAAAAACGGGAAATTATTTAAAATATAATGTGCAGCAATCTGAATGTATTTAGAAAATGATGTAAGATCATAGATATCCCTAAGCTTTACATTAAACTCATAAAAGCCCACTCTTGGGGCAGTAGAAATGGAAAAAACCGTCCCATTTTTTTCATGTATGGTTAACCCTTCAAAATCGGACGCTTGCACCTTGTCTTCATATTTAATCTCATTGAGTCCAATGATTTGCATATGGGGGTGGGCAATCGTTCCTCCAGATAACGGACCATGATTCTTAAAGAAAATAACGGATTGATATTGCTCGGATTCTGACATCTCAAGCCAGTGGGTTAAGCCAAATCGAATCAGTTTTATTAGATGATCTTCTGGATAGATAGATAACTCCCCATGACAATCATCGGTTTCAATTAATACTGTTTGATACGTATTTTCCAAAACGGGATATTTATTTTTTAATAATATAATAGACCCATCTACCGCTAAAATATCTGTCAGCTTCTCCCTTTCACAAAAAGGACAGCTTTGTTCTTTATCTCTAATACTATTAGGTTTTTTTCGTCCAATACCTGTATTAAAAAATAGATGAGTTTGACTCATTATAAATCCACCTGCTTTTCTTCTGTCTACTCTTATTCTATTGAATTAATATCTAATTGGCGAGAGGAATGTATTGTTAGAAAATTATTGCGTTCGCCAAATCCTTCTGGAGAATACCTTCTTTTTTGCAAAGAAAAAAGCGCACCTTAATCGATGCGCAATTAGTCACTATTCAACAGTTACAGCTTCTTCTGTATGCTCATGAAGTCCTTCATCGTTTTCCACATGAATTCTTACAGTATAATTTCCACTTGCCGGAAATTGATAATCAGTTGTGTATTCCCCATTCTCTCCCTCTGTCATATCGACCCATGCTGGATTGGAATCCTTCTGGAATATTTCAAGTCGAACATTTGCTTTCGTAAGCGGTTTATTGTCTTTTTGTAAGTGAACAGCTAAAGGGATTTGCTGAGATGCTTTTACTTGCTCTGGTTTTTGCAAATGAATAGACACGTCACCGTGATACTGACCATGCTCATCACCTTGTTCATTATGTTCATGCTGAGCAGCTTCCACATTTCCTACTTGAATGGTTTTTGTTGGCATTGTATGCATATTCCTTGCTGTTACATGGGATTGAACATTGTAGACTCCATCTTCAGAAAAGGTGTGTTTAGCTATATACTTCCCTTTTTCAGAATGCTTAGCTTCAATCTTTTCACTTGAATCCTTTTGTCCTTCTTTCCAAACCTCAAACTTCACTTCGCTTGCATCTTCAACTAATTCTTTCCCTTGCTTAACCGTAACGGCTAATTCTGTTTCCTTACCAACTTCTGCTTTTTCAGGAATATCAATCACGGCTTCAATAATAGCTGGTAATTCAGCGTCATTTTGATCCCCATTATTTTTTTCTTGCCCCGTATTACCACACCCTGCTAATAATACTGAGCTCATTAATAAAACCGTCATCCATTTTTTCAAAATTATTCCCACTTTCTAAATAAATCGTCATAGTAACACTATAGACTTTAATTGTGATAAAAAAATGAAATTTCCTCGTATAATAGAAAAACTTCTCTTTCACTACATCCTTCGGCGATTACCTTAGTTTTATTTATACAATCATTTTAGCAAAGTTACTATTGAAACGTCACATACTCTATAGTACGCAAATAAACTTATACTATCTTATTAGCTGACTGTGTTAAACTTCCCTGTTGATTTCCGCTGCAGGCACTTAGCGATCGCGGGTGGTCCGGGAGCCTCCTCGTCGAAGAGCGCTCCTGCGTGGTCTCCCTTTGACACGCTTCTCCCGCAGGACGTTGAATAATCTTCCCCGAATACTCACCGCACGAAGAAAATGCGAATGCATTTTTGAGGATCTCGTGCCTTCCGCTCCAATCAACAACAAAATAGCATTTTCAACACTGAGCTTAACACAGCCTATAAGTATTACCCCTTAATTTAAAAAATATGGACAAAATGTGACAATATCATACAAAACTCAACAAAACTAAATGAAACTTAACAAAAGTCACAGAAACCTCTCTCTTTTTCTAGTATTTTATGAAAGGGTTAAGAAAGAAGGTGATCGTTTGCAAGAGAAGACCTATACACCTGATGAAGTCGCAAAAATGTTCAAAATATCTAAGAATACGGTTTATGAACTTATAAAGCGTGGGGAACTTCTTGCTTTTAAGGTAGGAAATAAAATGAGAATCGAAAAAAGTGAGATTGATCGCTTTATAGATGGAAAGAAACCGTCAGACTCTTCAAGGCTGATGAGTATACCTTATCAAGAGGAACAGCTTCGTCTTGCTGGAAGTCATGATTTTTTAATCGAACAATTAATTAAATACATGACAAGGCAATCTAGCGGTTTATCGGTTCAACCTACTTTTATAGGAAGTTTAGAGGGGTTAATGATGCTTTACAGAGGAAATTGCGATGTAGCTGCCATTCATTTGCTAGATCCTTCAACGAAGGAATACAATCTTCCTATTATTAAGCAGCTCTTTACTCATGAAAAGATCACTGTTTTGAGACTTGCCGAAAGAGAGCAGGGCATTATTACTGCCCAAGGAAACCCGAAAGGAATTTATAACTTTAAAGATCTCGCCCGTAAGGATGTCCGATTCGTTAACCGGCAAAAAGGCTCAGGCACCCGCTTTCTTTTTGATACCATTTTAGCTGATGAAAAAATTGTACCATCAGATATTAGAGGATATGAGAATGAAGAATGGAATCATCTCTCAACTGCTGCTTATATTAGCAACGGCGAAGCGGATGCAGCGTTTGGGATTCTCTCTGCTGCAAGCAAGCTTGATTTAAACTTTATTCCTGTTGCGAAGGAAAAATTTGACCTTGTATTCAGATGGACACCGCAAAATGAGAAAGCCTTACAGCTATTAATGGATATCATTCAACTCACAGATTTTAAAGAGAGCATTGGTCAATCCGGTGGATATGATGTCAGGGAGTTTGGTTTAATCACTTATAACACAAAAGCATGGAGGAACTAGAATGAAACTAAACAAATTTTTTACAGTCAGCTTACTAGCTGTGTTCTTATTTATGATGTCTGCTTGTTCCAATTCAACAGCTGACACAAATGAAAAAAATCAATCAAAGCCTGAAGAGGCAAAAACAGAGGAAGTAAAGGATTTAATTTTAGCGACAACAACAAGTACGCAGGATAGCGGACTTCTAGATGTGTTAATTCCAATGTTTGAAGAAGAACAAAAAAATACGAATGTAAAAACAATCGCCGTTGGAACAGGACAAGCATTGGAAATGGGCGTGAAAGGTGAAGCAGACGTTCTTCTTGTCCACGCTCCTGAAGCTGAACAAGAAATTGTAGACAGCGGGGAT from Cytobacillus dafuensis encodes:
- a CDS encoding spore germination protein yields the protein MKKWIKKNQTQNDRKQSEWEKTLEKSKDFKKSFHINKNTNIPFSLTFVSSLVDEQIIQQSVLPNLLEDELQSIDDIKKILPLADLEISNDPSQIEQKLLNGYLMLTLNSNEDRFGFIAAQKEIVRGITTPEIEFSVIGPKEAFVESIGQNINLVRKRLPVKELIVEEYTLGSLSKTRIAILYMDGITDEENVNTVRERITSIEFDAITDSSFVVQLICDNSNSPFPQLLDTERPDRVSSVLAEGKVVIMVDGSPHALITPTTLVEFFGSFEDYLLNWILSSFFRLIRLFAVIFSIQITPLYVAVLTYHYELIPRDLIGTLIASRRVVPLPPILEALFLELTIELLREAGARLPTKVGQTIGIVGGIVIGTASVEAGLTSNILLIFIALSALASFTTPVYKMANTIRLLRFPFLLFAQLWGLLGIVFCTCFLLTHLLRLTSLGRPYFQPIYPPRIKDLKDSIIRLPFSEQSLRPYYLHTKNRTRFNKEKAHMKKDIDE
- a CDS encoding GerAB/ArcD/ProY family transporter; the protein is MQEQIPEEFKISPSLVYFMVASMQVGIGILGYQRSVTKYSYQDAWISVLLAGLLLHIIVWMIYKIAEEVNGDIVTAHEYVVGKIVGKIISSLFIPYFFIYALTVLRSYIEVIQVWMFPEVSTFWFTFAFMILCIYIIYGGFRVVVGIAFFGLVIPSYLFLTFGYNIKYADFSHLLPIFDTSIKNIILGSYQMSLTLVGFEIILFFYPFIKEPQKSKKWAHFALLTSTLLYTGLMILAIAYFSELKIEKSIWATLTMWKIVQLPFVERFEYIGIASWNLVILPNVCVSIWVASRLIKRIFHLKHRNGVVIIALFMLIIISFIDTREKINVLNNFTGKMGFGFTFIYIPLLYICIMIAKKVKEK
- a CDS encoding Ger(x)C family spore germination protein, whose amino-acid sequence is MKKIPFTVLFLLIMTGCVQEKIIDEIDIETAAAFDQLKKDEFIGAILVQDYLPDKTIINKVFTTEGSLRRDLLLNIQKQTSGDLVTGGLLITIFGDKLADKGIVDFVDTYQRDASIGSRNFLATSHGSALEIIKGDYGPQGVSNYLYTLIEHNINQKDVPVTNLHVFLRDFYIKGKDPYLPELRRLNKTQVEISGLSLFRGDREAYVLPKEKMFFFKLLADRHSGEGSFDVNIGKGRKSAVRSIRSKHKYKLSKEDRSQVNIQIKIRGEIREYTGIKLTQAIVDQIDKKLEKEIEVECMKLVKHFQKLDIDPIGFGYLHRKSIRGYNYDKNWKKDYQNLTFKINADVKILETGVIE
- a CDS encoding FtsW/RodA/SpoVE family cell cycle protein — encoded protein: MTSNKTTNPPKLDYSLVLILFLLFLVSCISIYSAQTTGQYSENFLLKQIVWYIVGTGIIAAVITLDSEQLKKISWYAYGFGLFLLGFLIVAPSSIAPVINGAKAWFIVPGMGSLQPSELVKVFIILVLARVIDEHHHKNPIKTIQTDFWLLIKIGFFTGLPLLLVMQQPDLGTGLVFIAIMLGMIFISGITWKILAPIFGTGITLISGIMYLVLAKPEILEKYFGVKEYQFGRIYSWIDPYNYQSSTGFQLTRSLLAIGSGETSGKGYGTREVYLPESHTDFIFSIIGEEFGFIGASLVVSLFFLLIYHITKVGMETKNNFYTYICVGVISMITFHVFQNIGMTIGVLPITGIPLPFISYGGSSLMGNMLAISLIFSIRYHHKKYMFSNSD
- a CDS encoding DUF4931 domain-containing protein, encoding MSQTHLFFNTGIGRKKPNSIRDKEQSCPFCEREKLTDILAVDGSIILLKNKYPVLENTYQTVLIETDDCHGELSIYPEDHLIKLIRFGLTHWLEMSESEQYQSVIFFKNHGPLSGGTIAHPHMQIIGLNEIKYEDKVQASDFEGLTIHEKNGTVFSISTAPRVGFYEFNVKLRDIYDLTSFSKYIQIAAHYILNNFPFFCGSYNLFFYQLNGDIYAKIVPRFITTPLFIGYFIPQVPNNIEWMKEDIREHYFG
- a CDS encoding FixH family protein, with product MKKWMTVLLMSSVLLAGCGNTGQEKNNGDQNDAELPAIIEAVIDIPEKAEVGKETELAVTVKQGKELVEDASEVKFEVWKEGQKDSSEKIEAKHSEKGKYIAKHTFSEDGVYNVQSHVTARNMHTMPTKTIQVGNVEAAQHEHNEQGDEHGQYHGDVSIHLQKPEQVKASQQIPLAVHLQKDNKPLTKANVRLEIFQKDSNPAWVDMTEGENGEYTTDYQFPASGNYTVRIHVENDEGLHEHTEEAVTVE
- a CDS encoding helix-turn-helix transcriptional regulator; translation: MQEKTYTPDEVAKMFKISKNTVYELIKRGELLAFKVGNKMRIEKSEIDRFIDGKKPSDSSRLMSIPYQEEQLRLAGSHDFLIEQLIKYMTRQSSGLSVQPTFIGSLEGLMMLYRGNCDVAAIHLLDPSTKEYNLPIIKQLFTHEKITVLRLAEREQGIITAQGNPKGIYNFKDLARKDVRFVNRQKGSGTRFLFDTILADEKIVPSDIRGYENEEWNHLSTAAYISNGEADAAFGILSAASKLDLNFIPVAKEKFDLVFRWTPQNEKALQLLMDIIQLTDFKESIGQSGGYDVREFGLITYNTKAWRN